In Microbulbifer agarilyticus, the DNA window AAAGCCCAAGAATTTACCCAACAGTATTTGACTCACTCCGGTTTAGGCCGTTTTATACAGGTATATCACCCATTTATCGCATGACATTGATCACTCAATGGAAGTGCCTATCTTGTCAGTCTCCCAAACAATGGAGGTGACTTATGAATTACAAGGTATTGATTGCGGCCACCCTGGCGGCAACCGCAGTGCATGCAAACAGCATCAGCGACCAACTGCCAGAATCCTGGTTTAAAACAGGAAAAACTCCGGCGCTAAGTGCCTGTACCGCAGGAATCGATCGACAACTCAACTATCTTGGCGATAGTAATATTACCTTGCTGTGCGAATCGCCCACGGAGGGCTTTATCACTGCTATGCAACAATTCAGTGCTGAAGAGTTCCGCGGTAGCCGAGTGCGTTTTTCCGCACAAGTAAAAGCCGAGGACGTAAAAGGGTGGAGCGGATTGTGGATGCGCATTGATGCAACGGAAAAGAAAGCTGTCGCCTTCGACAATATGATGGACAGGCCGATTAAAGGTACCCAAGGTTGGAGCCCTTATGAAGTTGTTCTCGATGTACCAGCGGATGGAGAGAGAATCTCATTCGGCGTATTAATAGAAAATCAGGGGCAGGTCTGGCTAAAGGATACCGAATTTGAGGCGGTCCCAACCAACGTCGCGACCACAGGAGCGCTGCAACGAACCAACCCTAACAACCTGAACCTGCAACAGAGATAAGGCGTGAGATGAATCCAATCCTGCGCTTTTTGTTTCCCGGGAGCACTCATCAGGGGCTCCTTGGGGAATTCAGCTTCCGCCGTGCTATCGTTCCAACGGTCCTCTTCGTTGTGATTGTAGGGATTTTCTACCACTTCTCAGGAAAAGGGCCAGCACTGGGTTTACTGGTCAAACTGTGGGCAGCATTCTCCATGGCCTACCTGCTGCTCACCTCTCTGTCACTCTGGCAAGGGAAAAACCCTAGGTGGTACTACGTTCTCTTTACTGCATCACTAGGCGTCACCGTTGGAGGAGGGTTGGCGGCTTTAGTGGCAGCTCTGGAACAACCAGGAAACACTATAAGCTGGCAGTTGATGGCCAGAGAATGGATCACCGGCAGCGCCTTTAGCGCCTTTTTCATTTTCCTATCACTTGGCACCAGTATCGTACGAAACAATGAGCAGCGGAAAGCCAAACAACGCGAACAGGTACTCCAGGCGCAAGTTCGCGCGCTGACCGCGCAGATAGAACCCCACTTCCTGATGAACACCCTCGCAAACCTGCGCTACCTGATGCGCAAGGACGTAGAACAAGCCCAAGTGATGCTTGATCATATGGCCGACTTCTTTCAGGGTGCCCTGAGTCGCGCGAGGGCCACAAAGGCCGACCTCGGCCAAGAACTGGATCTCGTAAAAAGCTATCTGCAAATCATGCAAATTCGGATGGGAAACAAATTACAGTGGTCAATCAATGTTCCGACTGAGCTATTAAGTAATCCCTTTCCCTCACTCATGTTACAAACCCTGGTGGAAAACGCTGTTACTCACGGTATCGCACCAATGGAAAGCACAGGCGAAGTAAAAATTATGTCCGAGCGTCGCAATGGAAACATCCTGTTAACCGTTTCAGATAACGGTGTGGGCATATCCCAAAATCTAGAATCGCCGCTTGGAATAGGCCTCGAAAATACCAGGGCTCGTTTGAATGGATTTTTCCAAGGCAGGGCAAGACTTGCTGTTCAGTCTAATCATTCCGGCACTACCGCGACGATTACCGTTCCTGAGTAAGGACTACAAAATGCCTACTGCGATTATCGCGGATGACGAACCGCTCCTGCGCATGGAATTAGCTGATGCACTTGAAAATCTCTGGCCAGAACTCCGTATTATTGAACATGCAGATAACGGGGCCAAAGCTTTAAGGTATATTGAGGAATACCAGCCCGATATCGCTTTCCTAGATATCCGCATGCCCTCTCTTGACGGCTTGGAAGTCGCTGATCAAGTTCGAGAGAAATGCCAGGTGGTATTTGTCACAGCATATGATGAGCACGCCGTAACCGCCTTCGAACAAGGGGCGATAGATTACGTGCTCAAGCCGATTAAAATGGCACGTCTCGCCGCCACGGTGAGTAGGCTTCGGCAGAGACTGAGCGAAAAACCTGCCAGCGACGAAACATCCAGTAACGAACCGTTGCAGTGGGTCCGTGCCAGCTCGGGTAATAGCCTGCGCTTTTTCCCTGTGCAGGACATCGTATATTTTCGTTCAGATGGGAAGTACACAAAAATCGTGACCAGCGATGATCAAGCACTGATTCGCGAGCCTCTCCGCTCACTAGGACAAACACTCGACTCAAAAATATTCTGGAGAATCAATCGTGGGATTATTGTCAACCTCAGCCATATTTCCCATGTCACCAGAGATGATGAAGGCAAGATGACCGTGCACCTACAGGGCGAAGCCACCTCACTTCCAGTTAGTAAAAATCATCAATCCCAGTTTCGCGGTATGTGAGGTGCACGCAGTAGCCAGAATCGTGTAATCCCACATTTTTACTTGGTAAACCCGTATTACCACGGAATCGGCGAGCCGTCCCAGAACAGGAGCCGACCCGTATCATCCTCGGCCAGATTCTGAATCACGTCCGCAATCCGTGAAGCACTAAGCTCTGTGGAAAAGAGTTTTCCCTCTGTCAGATTGGCCTGGAAAGGTTTGGACAGCGGCGTATCGGTGGTTCCGGGGTGAATTGCCACCACCTTGCAGCTGTCTATTTTGCGCCCCCACTCGATCGACAGGTTCCGTATCAGCATGTTCAGCGCGGCCTTGCTCATGCGGTAGCTGTACCAACCACCCAGGTGATTATCTTCAATACTGCCGACTTTC includes these proteins:
- a CDS encoding sensor histidine kinase yields the protein MNPILRFLFPGSTHQGLLGEFSFRRAIVPTVLFVVIVGIFYHFSGKGPALGLLVKLWAAFSMAYLLLTSLSLWQGKNPRWYYVLFTASLGVTVGGGLAALVAALEQPGNTISWQLMAREWITGSAFSAFFIFLSLGTSIVRNNEQRKAKQREQVLQAQVRALTAQIEPHFLMNTLANLRYLMRKDVEQAQVMLDHMADFFQGALSRARATKADLGQELDLVKSYLQIMQIRMGNKLQWSINVPTELLSNPFPSLMLQTLVENAVTHGIAPMESTGEVKIMSERRNGNILLTVSDNGVGISQNLESPLGIGLENTRARLNGFFQGRARLAVQSNHSGTTATITVPE
- a CDS encoding LytR/AlgR family response regulator transcription factor translates to MPTAIIADDEPLLRMELADALENLWPELRIIEHADNGAKALRYIEEYQPDIAFLDIRMPSLDGLEVADQVREKCQVVFVTAYDEHAVTAFEQGAIDYVLKPIKMARLAATVSRLRQRLSEKPASDETSSNEPLQWVRASSGNSLRFFPVQDIVYFRSDGKYTKIVTSDDQALIREPLRSLGQTLDSKIFWRINRGIIVNLSHISHVTRDDEGKMTVHLQGEATSLPVSKNHQSQFRGM